The following coding sequences lie in one Calditrichota bacterium genomic window:
- the lexA gene encoding transcriptional repressor LexA has translation MDELTPKQALVLSLITRRVNEGAPPTLQELADELGVTSKTAVTKHLDALVKKGYISRSSLARGIRLLRPRAEQSREREVRVPLLGTITAGRPVLAQQNIEDYLHLPGTFLRSKGAHFALRVRGDSMKDAGILDGDIVIVKSTKEADNGDVVAALIGEEVTIKRLVIKGEKRYLKAENPAFSDIYPEEAWSIQGKVVGLIRHFG, from the coding sequence ATGGACGAATTGACGCCGAAACAGGCTCTGGTGCTGAGCCTTATCACCCGGCGGGTCAACGAGGGCGCCCCTCCGACGCTGCAGGAGCTGGCCGACGAGCTCGGCGTAACCTCCAAGACCGCGGTCACCAAGCACCTGGATGCGTTGGTCAAGAAGGGCTACATCTCCCGCTCCAGTCTGGCGCGGGGCATCAGGCTGCTGCGGCCGCGCGCCGAGCAGAGCCGCGAGCGCGAGGTGCGTGTGCCCCTGTTGGGGACCATCACCGCGGGTCGCCCGGTACTGGCACAGCAAAACATCGAGGATTACCTGCACCTGCCAGGCACGTTTCTCCGCTCCAAAGGGGCACACTTTGCGTTGCGCGTGCGCGGCGATAGCATGAAGGACGCCGGTATCCTGGACGGCGACATCGTCATCGTCAAATCCACGAAAGAGGCAGATAACGGCGACGTGGTGGCCGCCCTCATCGGCGAGGAGGTGACCATCAAGCGACTGGTGATCAAGGGTGAAAAGCGCTACCTGAAGGCAGAGAACCCCGCGTTTAGTGACATCTATCCTGAGGAGGCATGGAGCATTCAAGGGAAAGTGGTGGGGCTCATCCGCCACTTTGGCTAA